A single region of the Fusarium keratoplasticum isolate Fu6.1 chromosome 7, whole genome shotgun sequence genome encodes:
- a CDS encoding HET domain-containing protein, with product MDAELRQQYSDESLRGMLKSKAVMHEELEKQVRSYAPASWTQDGLSEGIWSRTLPLRESPARARKTPDEYDVQRFHNQQEVISISIVPAHATEPFEPQPASSLQEGETEKHYRYKPLAKDEIRLIEIQPGSYGPITVSISHASFRNPPKYRALSYVWGDATRQQPVRCNNNQQVWVTENCYSALQRLRHSDKKVTFWIDAICINQRDTPERNSQVQIMATIYRKAQGITIYLGEEDQGSDLAMEALEKATFLPTCAIRAKCTDPAKSQDPDVVALRNLFARPWFKRVWVLQEVRNGKFPVIICGPKVLPWRVLDKFTKFGFPRTFGLIPVPLDIRTASRAEERFDAEGLFRRLCKARVCLATDPRDKVFALLPLFSKVDGDGVKGFLPDYSRSTKDTFVNLAKYLLRSSEVGFSLLYATESHSSLEGLPSWVPDWNSIPQTQYIYSPAHLTAAMRTVYNTHTLAKFLPGNVLSFGATNWGIVNQIASTCNTEDPRWSKTVFEEWRNLALSHVQTTKSVYTFTRQEEFYLFLGHELPEIFFGSLRAHPSWIKYAWAGLFSDFETACENPYARPDYHQATEALKFHLRLKETCHGQKLVMVSGESHRFFTYAITDAEVHVGDKVVQVANRPKPFQAFGIIIRKRPDSSDKYTLVGKCRLQSVVRYGALEDPTWFLIS from the exons ATGG ATGCTGAATTACGACAGCAATATTCAGACGAGTCCTTGCGAGGAATGCTCAAATCGAAAGCCGTGATGCATGAGGAACTTGAGAAACAAGTACGGAGCTATGCTCCTGCATCCTGGACACAAGACGGGTTATCAGAAGGCATCTGGTCGAGGACACTCCCACTCAGAGAGTCCCCGGCTAGGGCGCGCAAGACTCCCGACGAATATGATGTTCAGAGATTTCACAATCAACAAGAAGTAATATCGATTTCAATCGTGCCAGCCCATGCGACGGAGCCGTTTGAACCACAGCCTGCATCTTCTTTACAAGAGGGGGAGACCGAGAAGCACTACCGTTACAAACCCCTTGCAAAGGATGAGATAAGGTTGATAGAGATTCAACCCGGTTCATATGGCCCCATAACTGTCTCCATAAGCCACGCATCTTTCCGGAATCCCCCGAAATACCGTGCTCTGTCTTACGTATGGGGCGATGCAACACGACAACAGCCTGTGAGATGCAACAACAACCAGCAGGTCTGGGTCACCGAGAACTGCTATTCAGCTTTGCAGAGACTTCGCCATTCTGACAAGAAGGTTACTTTCTGGATTGATGCCATCTGCATTAACCAGAGGGACACGCCTGAACGAAACAGTCAAGTACAAATCATGGCCACAATCTACCGGAAGGCGCAGGGAATTACCATCtatcttggagaagaggaccAAGGAAGCGACCTTGCCATGGAAGCCCTGGAAAAGGCAACTTTCTTGCCAACCTGCGCCATAAGAGCCAAATGTACCGATCCTGCGAAATCTCAAGACCCCGACGTGGTGGCCTTGAGAAACCTGTTTGCGCGGCCGTGGTTTAAACGGGTCTGGGTCCTTCAAGAAGTCAGGAATGGCAAATTTCCAGTCATCATCTGCGGGCCCAAGGTACTTCCCTGGAGAGTTTTGGACAAATTCACCAAGTTCGGCTTTCCTCGCACTTTTGGACTGATCCCAGTCCCCCTTGACATCAGAACCGCCTCAAGAGCCGAGGAGAGGTTCGACGCCGAAGGGCTGTTCCGGCGACTATGCAAAGCACGGGTATGTCTCGCCACTGATCCAAGAGACAAGGTATTTGCTCTTCTGCCATTGTTTTCCAAggtggatggagatggcgtcAAGGGCTTTCTGCCTGACTACTCGCGGTCAACAAAGGACACGTttgtcaacctcgccaaATATCTTCTTCGGTCTAGTGAGGTTGGGTTCAGTCTACTCTATGCCACTGAATCACACTCGAGTCTCGAGGGACTGCCATCTTGGGTTCCGGACTGGAACTCCATTCCTCAAACACAATACATCTATAGCCCTGCGCATCTGACAGCGGCCATGAGGACAGTTTACAATACTCACACCTTGGCAAAGTTTCTGCCTGGTAACGTGCTATCTTTCGGGGCCACCAATTGGGGTATCGTCAACCAAATAGCAAGCACATGCAACACAGAAGATCCACGATGGTCCAAGACGGTGTTTGAGGAATGGCGTAACTTGGCATTGTCTCATGTCCAGACCACAAAATCGGTATACACATTCACAAGGCAAGAGGAGTTCTACTTGTTCCTAGGCCATGAACTCCCCGAGATTTTCTTCGGATCTTTGCGAGCGCACCCTTCATGGATCAAATACGCATGGGCCGGCCTATTCTCTGATTTTGAGACAGCGTGCGAGAACCCTTACGCTCGACCCGATTACCACCAAGCGACAGAAGCTCTCAAATTTCATCTTCGCCTGAAAGAGACGTGCCATGGCCAGAAGCTTGTCATGGTGAGCGGAGAGAGCCACAGGTTTTTCACATATGCCATCACGGATGCTGAAGTACATGTCGGCGATAAGGTGGTCCAGGTTGCAAATCGGCCCAAACCCTTTCAAGCCTTTGGTATCATAATCCGGAAGCGTCCTGATTCTTCGGATAAATACACGCTTGTTGGAAAGTGCCGCCTCCAGTCAGTCGTTCGTTATGGCGCGTTGGAAGACCCGACGTGGTTCTTGATATCTTGA
- a CDS encoding DLH domain-containing protein, whose amino-acid sequence MHFTRVLVGLYGFAAFAAAQWSGDIFKSTGKPTGTEIEYDGLTLYISKPKVPSKGDTAVLYLSDVYGLPLLENKLLVDSFARAGYLTIAPDILNGDPADPNVPFNAQEYLSRHNPQNTDPIIEKTIGFIHKKLKIDTIAVTGYCYGGRYAFRFLAGGRGANVGFAAHPTLLQNDEVLAIHGPASLAAAEFDSLLNATQRSEVEALLGKTPQPFQVNLYSGTQHGFGVRANVSDPEQKFAKEAAFWQAVRWFGAWSSSN is encoded by the exons ATGCATTTCACCCGAGTACTCGTCGGCCTATATGGCTTCGCTGCCTTTGCAGCCGCCCAATGGTCCGGGGATATCTTTAAGTCTACTGGAAAACCAACCGGAACCGAGATCGAATATGACGGAC TCACTCTGTACATCAGCAAGCCCAAGGTGCCGTCCAAGGGTGACACGGCTGTGCTGTACCTGAGCGATGTCTATGGGCTCCCGCTGTTGGAGAACAAACT GCTCGTCGACAGCTTTGCTCGTGCGGGATACCTCACCATCGCACCCGATATTCTCAACGGTGACCCAGCAGACCCAAACGTCCCGTTTAATGCGCAAGAGTACTTGAGCAGGCACAACCCCCAGAATACTGACCCTATCATCGAAAAGACTATCGGATTCATTCATAAAAAGCTCAAGATTGACACCATCGCTGTTACTGGATACTGCTACGGGGGGAGATATGCATTCCGCTTCCTAGCCGGGGGCAGAGGCGCCAACGTGGGATTCGCAGCTCACCCTACTCTCCTCCAGAACGACGAAGTTCTGGCCATTCACGGTCCAGCGAGCCTCGCAGCAGCCG AGTTCGATAGCTTGCTCAACGCAACCCAGCGATCCGAGGTTGAGGCCCTTCTTGGCAAGACTCCACAGCCATTCCAGGTCAACTTGTACTCGGGAACGCAGCATGGGTTTGGCGTCCGCGCCAACGTTTCTGATCCAGAGCAAAagtttgccaaggaggcagCCTTTTGGCAGGCTGTGCGGTGGTTCGGAGCTTGGAGTTCCAGCAATTAG